A stretch of Limanda limanda chromosome 7, fLimLim1.1, whole genome shotgun sequence DNA encodes these proteins:
- the crebzf gene encoding CREB/ATF bZIP transcription factor isoform X2: MITRRRGRAINKTEPLEVEVVDAVETVEDLPHPSEDFLAEDIDTDGVELDDLFGLEELKWTLERDDASPLFEMELADLGVYCVKDRDSGFEASTASSPERMASDLKTMNGQNQSSDAINKNAIAARLNRLKKKEYVNSLEKKVGVLSTENNVLKKENCQLTKRVEELEDETRYLRAVLANESMLAKLLSRLSGVNGMKLSSSLFQGPDSNDHDYALPRKRVKVEEKETSGGVCLHVDKNHVSVEFCTKCAESASTSLKM; the protein is encoded by the coding sequence ATGATCACCAGAAGAAGAGGCCGTGCTATCAACAAGACAGAGCCTCTTGAGGTCGAAGTGGTGGATGCAGTTGAAACTGTAGAGGATCTTCCACATCCCTCTGAGGACTTCCTAGCTGAAGATATTGACACAGATGGAGTAGAGCTAGACGATCTGTTTGGACTAGAAGAATTAAAATGGACACTTGAAAGAGATGATGCGTCCCCACTCTTCGAAATGGAGTTGGCTGATCTCGGAGTGTACTGTGTCAAGGATCGAGATTCCGGGTTCGAAGCTTCAACTGCCTCGTCTCCGGAGAGAATGGCATCAGACTTGAAGACCATGAACGGACAGAACCAGTCAAGCGACGCGATCAACAAAAATGCTATTGCTGCCAGATTGAACCGTCTGAAGAAGAAAGAATATGTCAACAGCCTGGAGAAGAAAGTTGGCGTCCTATCGACAGAAAACAACGTGCTCAAAAAGGAAAATTGTCAGCTGACCAAGAGAGTGGAAGAATTGGAAGATGAGACCAGGTACCTGAGAGCTGTGCTGGCCAATGAGAGCATGTTAGCCAAGCTCTTGTCCAGGCTGAGCGGTGTGAATGGGATGAAATTATCTTCCTCCCTTTTCCAGGGTCCTGACTCAAACGACCACGACTACGCCTTACCCAGGAAGCGTGTGaaagtggaggagaaagagacatcTGGTGGcgtgtgtctgcatgtggaCAAGAACCACGTCTCAGTGGAGTTCTGCACCAAGTGTGCAGAGAGTGCAAGCACATCACTCAAAATGTAG
- the crebzf gene encoding CREB/ATF bZIP transcription factor isoform X1, with the protein MITRRRGRAINKTEPLEVEVVDAVETVEDLPHPSEDFLAEDIDTDGVELDDLFGLEELKWTLERDDASPLFEMELADLGVYCVKDRDSGFEASTASSPERMASDLKTMNGQNQSSDAINKNAIAARLNRLKKKEYVNSLEKKVGVLSTENNVLKKENCQLTKRVEELEDETRYLRAVLANESMLAKLLSRLSGVNGMKLSSSLFQGPDSNDHDYALPRKRVKVEEKETSGGVCLHVDKNHVSVEFCTKCAESASTSLKIFF; encoded by the exons ATGATCACCAGAAGAAGAGGCCGTGCTATCAACAAGACAGAGCCTCTTGAGGTCGAAGTGGTGGATGCAGTTGAAACTGTAGAGGATCTTCCACATCCCTCTGAGGACTTCCTAGCTGAAGATATTGACACAGATGGAGTAGAGCTAGACGATCTGTTTGGACTAGAAGAATTAAAATGGACACTTGAAAGAGATGATGCGTCCCCACTCTTCGAAATGGAGTTGGCTGATCTCGGAGTGTACTGTGTCAAGGATCGAGATTCCGGGTTCGAAGCTTCAACTGCCTCGTCTCCGGAGAGAATGGCATCAGACTTGAAGACCATGAACGGACAGAACCAGTCAAGCGACGCGATCAACAAAAATGCTATTGCTGCCAGATTGAACCGTCTGAAGAAGAAAGAATATGTCAACAGCCTGGAGAAGAAAGTTGGCGTCCTATCGACAGAAAACAACGTGCTCAAAAAGGAAAATTGTCAGCTGACCAAGAGAGTGGAAGAATTGGAAGATGAGACCAGGTACCTGAGAGCTGTGCTGGCCAATGAGAGCATGTTAGCCAAGCTCTTGTCCAGGCTGAGCGGTGTGAATGGGATGAAATTATCTTCCTCCCTTTTCCAGGGTCCTGACTCAAACGACCACGACTACGCCTTACCCAGGAAGCGTGTGaaagtggaggagaaagagacatcTGGTGGcgtgtgtctgcatgtggaCAAGAACCACGTCTCAGTGGAGTTCTGCACCAAGTGTGCAGAGAGTGCAAGCACATCACTCAAAAT TTTCTTCTAG
- the mrpl49 gene encoding mitochondrial ribosomal protein L49 — MAASFTLSSAVLRRALHGALGLQCRAQGAPARLRFLCSAAPEEKKTGIIESTEEYAFVERLIPLSRVPSPPKHAGPTPSGWIPAADSPPPLPYMIRRSRMHNIPVYTDLTSSNRRTTLVRKVEGDIWALEKDVKQYLKEVTGTELPTQVNEVTNTLTVKGHFDKELKDWLAGKGF; from the coding sequence ATGGCGGCCTCCTTCACCCTCAGCTCCGCGGTGCTCCGCAGGGCGCTGCACGGAGCTCTGGGCCTGCAGTGCCGGGCACAAGGAGCTCCTGCCAGGCTCAGGTTCCTCTGTAGTGCTGCTccagaagaaaagaagacagGAATAATAGAGTCCACGGAGGAATACGCCTTCGTGGAGCGGCTCATCCCGCTGTCACGGGTCCCTTCTCCGCCTAAACACGCCGGTCCCACTCCGTCTGGATGGATCCCTGCAGCGGACTCACCGCCGCCTCTGCCCTACATGATCCGCCGCTCCCGAATGCACAACATCCCGGTGTACACCGACCTGACCAGCAGCAACCGCAGGACCACGCTCGTACGGAAAGTGGAGGGGGACATTTGGGCTCTGGAGAAGGACGTGAAGCAGTATCTGAAGGAGGTGACGGGGACAGAGCTGCCCACCCAGGTCAATGAGGTCACCAACACCCTGACGGTCAAAGGTCACTTCGATAAGGAGCTGAAGGACTGGTTGGCCGGTAAAGGCTTCTGA
- the haus7 gene encoding HAUS augmin-like complex subunit 7 — protein sequence MAPASKDELVRLVYDALQAASCPLVEGLYLQDTDSMLQLLCTPSQHRTDILLWICSSINQNFDTSKSMAKRCKDSDVVTKEMALLGQELMLCKAGDLDLIRGEVSPYRQLQFLEELLTLVPGCRKSAGHKMDAEMLLNEVFSAENLPHLSQMLEPTFNPWPAHIKALQKGPKSSHKPSREDAADVAALLQETQSALEQLQSECDFLKEAQSPDVFSPSSLRVAACDLQQLMATFSHVYETDLRAYCSRDPPSLSTETTVFQRVHQLLLDCNTELDMLNEVSEASASISEEVNVLQTQPRYWRRGEKHSLPDQLAELTRRSKDFLSLMATTSDHHHK from the exons ATGGCGCCTGCTTCGAAagacgagcttgtacgacttgtGTATGATGCACTGCAG GCTGCGTCTTGTCCCTTGGTGGAAGGTCTGTACCTACAGGACACAGACAGCATGTTGCAGCTGCTCTGTACGCCCTCTCAGCACCGCACTGACATCCTGTTATGGATCTGCAGCAG TATCAACCAAAATTTTGACACTTCCAAGTCGATGGCAAAGAGGTGTAAAGACTCAGATGTTGTAACTAAAG AAATGGCTCTGCTTGGGCAGGAGCTGATGCTGTGCAAAGCAGGTGACCTGGATCTGATCAGG GGTGAAGTGAGTCCTTACCGGCAGCTTCAATTCCTGGAGGAGCTTTTAACTCTAGTGCCAGGCTGCAGGAAGTCTGCTGGGCACAAAATGGATGCAGAGATGTTACTGAACGAGGTGTTTTCAGCTGAGAATCTGCCTCACCTCTCACAAATGCTTGAACCCACATTCAACCCCTGGCCTGCACACATCAA AGCTTTACAAAAAGGCCCCAAGTCCTCTCACAAGCCCAGTAGAGAAGATGCTGCTGATGTGGCTGCCCTTCTTCAAGAGACTCAGTCAGCACTGGAGCAGCTACAGTCAGAG TGTGACTTCCTGAAGGAGGCCCAGAGTCCTGACGTCTTCTCTCCCAGCTCATTGCGTGTGGCAGCGTGTGACCTCCAGCAGTTGATGGCTACTTTCAGCCATGTGTATGAAACAGACTTGAGAGCTTACTGCAGCAGAGACCCACCCAGCCTCAGCACAGAGACCACTGTCTTCCAGAGAGTACACCAACTGCTGCTGGACTGCAACACG GAGCTTGATATGTTAAATGAAGTGTCAGAAGCTTCTGCGTCCATAAGTGAAGAAGTTAATGTGCTACAAACACAACCTCGctactggaggagaggagagaagcacTCGCTAC cgGACCAACTGGCAGAACTTACCAGGAGAAGTAAAGACTTTCTCTCACTGATGGCAACAACTTCAGACCATCACCATAAATAA
- the las1l gene encoding ribosomal biogenesis protein LAS1L, translating to MKKRSLEKRRHVVAWVNKAEWDQVLEYLYSKDPSLQRYALHRISAWRSRYASSCPVAVDCTADLVRCQVLDRSGKLDGDDLVLLYGAALVRFVNLITERQQGKTARPLRRLAGNLNIPEWVVNLRHDFTHRKLPTLKWCRKGCGVVLEWLQHEYWSRQLGGGAGEDWDSQSDGEDEEMDLRRQEDDLIARQKEKEAYMKARDLLISYEKEQYQAINGPPEDTEKNLWPAPFADMSWLLGEIMQFAVESSDLLIDVLLEDGFLVPTAEQLETLGCDTSGNASPTEPNLPRALLRFWLPLLKMLNSPAFIHFLLEKLFVELKLLTKEWNDHRAFYLSAWISEVILCNNNKFEYHFETKGQRKARIKDRIFVQRIQLRWQQVLSACLDAPCVSTPHLLQVILDDMEHPLPRDTRQKLLQLCSIYTQTAHSNYDPSPEQKRQPIYTLESLHEKLQHSRHHSHPWRSRADPERSEASQENKSANALAERAKLLRGSPWQLCADKVLWKNYPLGKIPGQSDDPSCLMLENYSTMTVFDQPVELESNTAHSAPGVSAAVRTSDGPLWNHSDVNRLKSGLQLF from the coding sequence atgaagaagaggagcttgGAGAAACGGCGCCATGTGGTAGCATGGGTCAACAAAGCGGAGTGGGACCAGGTGCTGGAGTACCTGTACTCCAAGGACCCCTCCTTACAGAGGTATGCGCTGCACAGGATCTCTGCCTGGAGGTCCAGGTACGCCAGCAGCTGCCCTGTGGCGGTGGACTGCACGGCGGACCTGGTGAGGTGTCAGGTGCTGGACCGGTCTGGAAAGCTGGACGGAGATGATCTGGTCCTCCTCTACGGAGCAGCTCTGGTGCGATTCGTCAATTTGATCACCGAGAGGCAGCAGGGAAAAACTGCCCGGCCACTAAGACGGCTGGCGGGGAACCTGAACATCCCAGAATGGGTGGTAAACCTGAGGCACGACTTCACACACCGCAAGCTCCCCACTTTGAAATGGTGCAGGAAGGGATGTGGCGTGGTGCTGGAGTGGCTCCAGCACGAGTACTGGTCCAGGCAGCTGGGAGGAGGTGCTGGTGAGGACTGGGACTCGCAGTCAGATggagaagatgaggagatgGACCTGAGACGCCAGGAGGATGATCTCATCGCAaggcagaaagaaaaggaagcCTACATGAAGGCAAGAGACCTGCTGATCTCTTATGAAAAGGAGCAGTACCAGGCTATTAATGGGCCTCctgaagacacagagaagaacCTGTGGCCAGCACCCTTTGCAGACATGAGCTGGTTACTAGGTGAGATCATGCAGTTTGCTGTGGAGTCGAGTGATTTGCTGATCGACGTGCTGCTAGAAGATGGATTCCTGGTTCCCACtgctgaacagctggaaacattaGGCTGCGACACTTCTGGAAATGCCAGTCCCACTGAACCCAATCTCCCTCGAGCCCTCCTGCGCTTTTGGCTCCCCCTCCTGAAGATGCTTAACTCACCAGCCTTCATTCACTTCCTCCTGGAGAAGCTCTTTGTTGAGCTGAAGCTGCTCACGAAAGAGTGGAATGATCACAGGGCTTTCTACCTCTCTGCTTGGATTTCTGAAGTTATCCTCTGTAACAACAACAAGTTTGAATACCATTTTGAAACAAAGGGCCAGAGGAAGGCCAGAATCAAGGACAGGATTTTTGTGCAACGTATCCAGCTGAGGTGGCAGCAGGTGCTCTCAGCTTGTCTGGATGCTCCCTGTGTCAGCACGCCTCACCTGCTCCAGGTAATCCTGGATGACATGGAGCATCCTCTTCCCCGGGACACCAGGCAGAAGCTGCTCCAGCTCTGCTCCATCTACACGCAGACCGCACACTCAAACTACGACCCTTCTCCGGAGCAGAAACGACAGCCCATATACACACTGGAGAGTCTGCACGAGAAGCTGCAGCATTCAAGGCACCACAGCCACCCCTGGCGCTCCAGGGCTGACCCGGAGCGGAGTGAAGCCTCCCAGGAGAACAAATCAGCCAATGCTTTGGCCGAAAGAGCGAAGCTGCTCAGAGGTTCTCCGTGGCAGCTGTGTGCCGATAAAGTTTTGTGGAAGAACTATCCTCTGGGAAAAATTCCTGGACAGTCAGATGACCCCTCCTGCCTGATGTTGGAAAACTACTCAACCATGACTGTGTTTGACCAGCCGGTGGAGCTAGAGAGTAACACGGCTCACAGTGCCCCAGGAGTGTCTGCAGCAGTGAGGACATCAGATGGTCCTCTTTGGAACCACAGTGATGTTAACAGGCTGAAATCTGGACTGCAGCTGTTTTGA